One bacterium DNA window includes the following coding sequences:
- a CDS encoding NUDIX domain-containing protein, whose translation MAIQDSAGVLIYRLEGRGMEILIVHSTAPEHLEKWSIPKGEFDPERETASSAAVREVEEEIGVRIDPAELRFLGESVYRNKRKRVHCFLWEAREPLDLVPDGHEIGAARFVGVDTAKTLLHDALVGFVELTEDSTGPDSPDRR comes from the coding sequence ATGGCGATCCAGGATTCGGCGGGAGTGCTGATATACAGACTTGAGGGCCGCGGGATGGAGATCCTGATCGTACATTCCACCGCCCCCGAGCACCTGGAGAAATGGAGTATTCCCAAGGGCGAATTCGACCCCGAGCGGGAGACCGCGAGCAGCGCCGCTGTACGGGAGGTCGAGGAAGAGATCGGTGTTCGCATCGATCCCGCGGAACTCAGGTTCCTGGGCGAATCGGTGTACAGGAACAAGAGAAAGCGGGTTCACTGTTTCCTGTGGGAAGCCAGGGAGCCGCTCGATCTCGTCCCGGATGGGCATGAGATCGGCGCTGCACGTTTCGTGGGCGTAGATACCGCCAAAACGCTGTTGCACGACGCACTCGTCGGTTTCGTCGAGCTGACCGAGGACAGCACCGGCCCCGATTCGCCCGACCGGCGTTGA